DNA sequence from the Candidatus Eisenbacteria bacterium genome:
ATCGACCTCCTCGGCCTCAGATTCCTGACCGCGCTGTACGAGGCGGTGGCACTCGTGAGAAGGCACAGAGGGACAGAGCTCGAAGTCTCTTCGATCCCTCTCGACGACAAAGCGACGTACTCGCTCCTTGCCGAAGGAAAGACTCTGGGCGTGTTCCAGTTGGAAAGCACGGGCATTCAAGACCTTCTGAAGCGGCTCAAGCCGGACAGGTATGAGGACATAGTAGCCGCCCTCTCGCTCTACAGGCCCGGTCCGATCGGAGGTGGCCTCGTAGACAAGTACATCGCGAGGAGGCACGGCCGTGAGCCCGTGAGTTACCCTCATGCGATGCTGGAGGCCGTCCTCAGCGAAACCTTCGGCGTGATTCTTTACCAGGAACAGGTGATGGAAGTGGCGAAGGTCATCTCGGGCTTCTCGATGGAAGAGGCAGACGGGCTGCGCGGCGCGGTCTCGCGGCGCAGCCCGGCAGAGCTTGTCTCGATGAGGCAGAGGTTTGTGACTGGGGCCATGGACAAGGGGGTGGAAAGCGAAGACGCGGACCGAATTTTCAATCTTCTCCTCCACTTCGGCGGCTACGGTTTCAACAAGTCGCACAGCGTGGCGTACGCCCTGACCACTTACCGCTGCGCTTTCATGATGACGCACTTTCCGATGGAATACGTTACGGCTCTACTCAACAGCAACTTGGGTTTCGTGGATCGTATGAGAAACTACATGGCCGTGGCCAGAGAGAGAAATGTGAGTTTTCTTCTCTGTGACGTGAACGAAAGTGAAGTCGAATTTACCGTCGAAGGCGACGCCATCAGGGCCGGTCTCGCCATCGTCAAGCACGTCGGTGAGACGGGCGCGAGAGCAATCGTTTCCGTGAGGAAAGGCTCCGGGAATTTCGACTCGTTGACCGATTTCTCTTCAAGAATGCACGGGAAGATCAACAGGCAGGGCATCGAGAGTCTGGTGCGGGCTGGAGCCTTCGATTTCACCGGTCTCGAGCGGTTGCAGATGCTTGCCGTGTTGGGTCAGATCGTCAGGGCCGTGAGTGAAGGGACGACGACCCAGAGGGCTGAAGTTGAGGGGGGTGCTCCGACGGAGGCAGGCGAGACCTCGTCGCCAATTGTCGAGGGTGAAGAACAGGTCGAACTCGGTCTCAAGGAAACGAAAAGAGCGGGCGAGTGCGTTTCCATCCCGGAGATGTCCGAGTCTTCAAAGGCGGAGCTACGTGCCATGGAGCGTGACGCCACAGATTTGTTCATCATCCAGCATCCTTTGCACGAGAGAGAAACTTTGCTGAAGCAGATGGGCATAATGACGGTCAACGAGGCTCTGGAGGCCGCCGACAAGGAACGTGTCTCCGTGGCAGGCTTCATGGTGGAGTACAGAAGAGTCAGGACGAAGCAGTCACGCCTCATGGCCTTTCTCACTCTCCGTGATGAAACCGGCTCGATGGAAGTCGTGGTCTTCCCGTCGGTCTTTGCCAGGGCAGGAAGGGCCACTGAAAATGCGAAAGGGGCATCACTCTCCATGAACTGGGCAAGGGACGAAGCGCTCGTAGTGAGTGGAACGATCGAGAAGAAGGAGAGCACGAAGATATTCTGCCAGGCGCTCGAGCCCCTGGAAGCGGCTCGCGAGCGATTCTATTCAGGCGGCGTGCTGGAGCTGAGACTTCCCGATGGCTTCAAGAACTATTCGAAACTCAAGAATGTGATTCTCTCCTGGCCCGGTAGCTCGGACGTGAGAGTGGGGTGGAGACAGACTGAGTTGAGCTTTGGCGGGGACGAGGAGGCGTCTGCCGACGGGGCGCGTGAGGAAGCGGGCATTGAGATCGACTCCTTGAGGAAGCTCAAGGTGCACATCGGCGAGGAATCGGTTGCCGAGGTCGAAGCGGTCGTGGGAAAGGGGAACGTCGCTGTCGTGACCAAGCGGGGTGGTGGTGCCTGGCGCTCGGCGCCGTAGGCCCGGGCGTAGCGGCCCCGGTCTCGGCGGTGTGACCGAGCGGGCTTGGGGTGCGTAGCGCCGACGGGTGAAGGTTGACAGGCGCGGTGCGATTCTGCTAGATTGACGGAGGCTTCGGCGACGAAGCCTTTCTTCTGCGTCCCCATCGTCTAATCGGTTAGGACACCGCTCTTTCAAGGCGGCAACAGGGGTTCAAATCCCCTTGGGGACGTTACCCTCCCTTCTCTCCGCGCAATACTGCTTGACCGGTACATCCACTAGTCCTACACTCAGGCCGATCTTCATATCTGTGTGACAGTTTCCCCCTTTTCACTATTGGGTTCCGTTGCAGAGGACACCTCGTGATTGGTAAGACGATCTCCCACTACCGCATCCTTATGAGGCCGAACGCGAGGTATTTCACCTCGGAACCAAACGGGCTTCGCCGTCGATTGCCGTGCTGCCATTCGTCAACATGAGCCCCGATCCGGAGAATGAGTATTTCAGCGACGGGCTATCGGAAGAGCTCATCAATGCATTGAGCAAGCTCGAGAGCCTGCATGTGACCGCCCGCACATCCGCCTTCCGATTTCGGGGGAAGGATCTTGATATTCGCGAAATCGGCCGCCTTCTGAATGTTGCAACCGTTCTCGAAGGAAGCGTTCGCAAGGCGGGCAATCGAATACGGATCACCGCGCAGCTGATCAACGTCGCCGACGGCTATCACATCTGGTCCGAGAAATATGACCGTGAATTGGACAATGTATTTACTGTCCAGGACGAGATTTCCCTGGCGATTGTGGACAAGCTGAAGGTCAAGCTTTTGGGAGAAGAAAAGCAAAAACTCGTGAAGCGTTACACGGATAGCCTGGAAGCGTATGACCTCTACCTACAAGGCCGATTCCACATGCACCACAAGCTCACCGAAGAGAGCATCAAGAAGAGTCTCGATTGCTTTTGCGAGGCAATCCAAGAAGATCAAAGATATGCTCTGGCCTATTTCGGAATGGCCGAAGCCTATGTTGCACTTGCAAATTTAGGGTTTGCTCCTTCGAGAGAAAGCATCCCCAGGGCTAAAACAGAAGCTTTGAAGGCGCTTGACCTGGATGGCGAGCTTGCCGAAGCGCACGCAATCTTGGGATTTATCTCTTTGAGCTACGATTGGGACTGGCCCGCCGCTGAAAGGCGATTCAAGCGAGCCATCGAGCTCAACCAGAATTGTGCCGAAGCGCACTATCCCTATGCCAACTACCTCTCTGCTTTGGGCCGTCCGGAGGAAGCCGTGGTGGAGGCGAAGCGCGCTCTCAATCTCGATCCCCTTTCCGGCATCACCAATGCAAACATGGCGTATGTACTGTACGCCGCACGGCGGTATGACGAAGCGATCGAACATTGCAAGAAGGCTCTGCAGATAGAGCCGGATTCCTTGTACCCGCATTTCCACCTGTGGCGCACCTTCACAGAGAAGAAAATGTATGAAGAAGCCCTGGATGAGTGCCGGAAGGCGTTCGCCTTTCTTGGGTACGATGTAGTCCCGCAAGCCGTGGAACGATCCCTTCAAGAACCGGGTTACCGGGAAGCGATGGGAGCGGCCGCGCAGCTGGTCATAGAGCAATCGAAGACGAGGTACCTTTGGCCTCCCCTCATGATTCCCCTGTATGCGTACGCGCAGATGGATGACGACATGTTTCGCTGGCTGGAAAAAAGCTGCGAGGAGCGCGATTTGGCGGCCTTTGTCTATGGGACGGATCCGATGCTCGACAGGGTGCGATCGGACGCGCGACTCATTGCGCTATTGAGGAAGATGGGCCTGCAAAAATGATCGGGTCGGCCTGCCTGCTCATTTTTCGCCTGACAGCAATTGCGGCAGATTCTTGAGCATTTGCTGAGCCGGCACAATTTCAATCTTATCTTCGTGCATTCGTCGGCTTCCCATATACGCAAAATGAGCGCTTGCCATCGGATAATCACTCAGGAAGGACTTCAGCCCGCCGAGCATGGCCGGAGTCGCTCTCGTCGTTCTCTTGATCTCGAATGCAAGTAATCCCCTCGGCCCATACAGAACAAAGTCCACCTCGCGACCGTTTGAGGTACGCCAATAATGAACCCGGTAGCCGAGATCGAGGGCGCTATTGAGCGCCATGATCTCCTGTAGAAAAAGCGTTTCAAGCGCGATTCCCTCAACCTCTTCGGGAGAATCCAGCG
Encoded proteins:
- the dnaE gene encoding DNA polymerase III subunit alpha, with protein sequence MSAEQKLAHQDFVHLHLHTEYSLLDSMCRIEPLMESVVQKGMRAVAMTDHMSLFGVVPFVKEARARGIKPIIGCELNVEGLMASGKSPRKDSFHLVLLAENKEGYRNLLKLLTKALTRDDDLKGRVTPQEISHRKKGLIALSGCPRCEIACAFLRQGPRAASRLISQYGELFGAGNWFLEIARHGIPEEDSLNDFLAAQSASQGMPLVAANDVHYLGPEDAEAHDTLLAIQAATHLDNPSLIRLGPHEFYLKSPGEMRELFKDVPEALSLTRELAERCDLDIGLGGVHLPGIKVSPGHTVRSYLRAKCEEGLARRFTAETLSPARARLERELTVVSDKGLSGYFLVVWDMVRFARSQGIPVGPGRGSSVGSLISYCLGITDVDPIKFNLVFERFLTHARQGLPDIDVDISHKDRDRVVEYVTRKYGHDHVAHIATLDTMAARSAIRDAGRALAVQEELVDRVASAIPGAMSMTIDLALRESVSFAKMYTGDERVKVLVDRARQIEGLPRHPSVHAAGILITDAPLTDYVALQKLPSGEVIAQVTKDPVDELGLLKIDLLGLRFLTALYEAVALVRRHRGTELEVSSIPLDDKATYSLLAEGKTLGVFQLESTGIQDLLKRLKPDRYEDIVAALSLYRPGPIGGGLVDKYIARRHGREPVSYPHAMLEAVLSETFGVILYQEQVMEVAKVISGFSMEEADGLRGAVSRRSPAELVSMRQRFVTGAMDKGVESEDADRIFNLLLHFGGYGFNKSHSVAYALTTYRCAFMMTHFPMEYVTALLNSNLGFVDRMRNYMAVARERNVSFLLCDVNESEVEFTVEGDAIRAGLAIVKHVGETGARAIVSVRKGSGNFDSLTDFSSRMHGKINRQGIESLVRAGAFDFTGLERLQMLAVLGQIVRAVSEGTTTQRAEVEGGAPTEAGETSSPIVEGEEQVELGLKETKRAGECVSIPEMSESSKAELRAMERDATDLFIIQHPLHERETLLKQMGIMTVNEALEAADKERVSVAGFMVEYRRVRTKQSRLMAFLTLRDETGSMEVVVFPSVFARAGRATENAKGASLSMNWARDEALVVSGTIEKKESTKIFCQALEPLEAARERFYSGGVLELRLPDGFKNYSKLKNVILSWPGSSDVRVGWRQTELSFGGDEEASADGAREEAGIEIDSLRKLKVHIGEESVAEVEAVVGKGNVAVVTKRGGGAWRSAP
- a CDS encoding tetratricopeptide repeat protein, with the protein product MLPFVNMSPDPENEYFSDGLSEELINALSKLESLHVTARTSAFRFRGKDLDIREIGRLLNVATVLEGSVRKAGNRIRITAQLINVADGYHIWSEKYDRELDNVFTVQDEISLAIVDKLKVKLLGEEKQKLVKRYTDSLEAYDLYLQGRFHMHHKLTEESIKKSLDCFCEAIQEDQRYALAYFGMAEAYVALANLGFAPSRESIPRAKTEALKALDLDGELAEAHAILGFISLSYDWDWPAAERRFKRAIELNQNCAEAHYPYANYLSALGRPEEAVVEAKRALNLDPLSGITNANMAYVLYAARRYDEAIEHCKKALQIEPDSLYPHFHLWRTFTEKKMYEEALDECRKAFAFLGYDVVPQAVERSLQEPGYREAMGAAAQLVIEQSKTRYLWPPLMIPLYAYAQMDDDMFRWLEKSCEERDLAAFVYGTDPMLDRVRSDARLIALLRKMGLQK